The genomic stretch GTTGGACCAAAGACCTGTCATATAAGCGCGATTTCAATGCAGAACAGGATCAGGGCGGACAGCGGCTGTGAAGACGATCGACAAGAATTTCAATTACGCGGAAGCAGAAGCGCGCCTTTATGATGCGTGGGAAAAGGACGGCTGTTTCAAGCCTGCAGGCAAACCGGATGCTGAAAATTACTGCATCGTGATCCCGCCGCCAAACGTCACTGGCTCCCTGCATATGGGCCATGCCCTGAACAACACCCTGCAGGATGTATTGTGCCGGTTTGAGCGTATGCGCGGCAAGAATGTCCTCTGGCAGGTGGGAACGGACCATGCAGGTATCGCCACACAAATGGTGGTCGAGCGGCAGATGGCAGCACGTCAGGAGCCAACGCGCAGAGAGATTGGCCGCGACGCTTTTCTTGAAAAGGTCTGGGCCTGGAAAGAAGAAAGCGGTGGCACCATCACGCGTCAGCTTCGCCGCCTTGGCGCATCCTGTGACTGGACCCGCGAACGCTTCACCATGGACGAGGGCTTGTCCGCGGCTGTCCGCAAGGTATTCGTTCAGCTGTATAAGGAAGGGTTGATCTATCGTGACAAGCGTCTGGTCAACTGGGACCCGAAATTTGAAACGGCGATTTCCGATCTTGAGGTCGAGAACACCGAAGTCAACGGCCATATGTGGCACTTCAAATATCCACTGGCCGGTGGTGAAACCTACGAATATGTCGAAAAGGATGAAGACGGCACGGTCACCTTGCGTGAGACACGTGACTATATCTCCATCGCAACGACCCGGCCTGAAACCATGCTGGGTGATGGGGCGGTAGCGGTTCATCCGTCAGATGAGCGCTATGCGCCAATTATTGGCAAGCTCTGTGAAATTCCGGTCGGGCCGAAAGAGCATCGTCGCCTGATTCCGATTATTACGGATGAATATCCGGACCCTGATTTCGGCTCCGGTGCGGTCAAGATTACCGGCGCGCATGATTTCAATGACTATCAGGTTGCCAGACGTAACAAAATTCCGATGTATCGTCTGATGGACTGGCAGGCCGCGCTGCGAACAGACGGCGCGCCATACGCAGAAGAAGCAGAGAAGGCGCGCCAACTGGTCGAGTCGGGTGATGCGCCGGACACGGTGTATGTCGATACAAACAACCTGGTGCCGGATAATTATCGGGGCATGGACCGCTTTGAGGCCCGCAAGAAAATCATCGCTGATATTGATGCAGAAGGCCTGATGATAAAGGTCGAAGACAAGCTGATCATGCAGCCTTTTGGGGATCGCTCCAATGTGGTGATTGAACCTATGCTGACCGATCAGTGGTTTGCCAATGCCGAAGAACTGGCCAGGCCTGCTATCGAAGCGGTGGAAACAGGCAAGACAAGGTTTGTGCCTGCCAACTGGGACAAGACCTATTTTCAGTGGATGCGGAACATTGAACCATGGTGCATCTCGCGCCAGCTTTGGTGGGGCCACCAGATTCCTGTTTGGTATGGACCGGATGACGAGATGTTTGTGGCCGAAACAGAAGCTGAAGCGCTGGCGGCGGCGCAGGCCCATTATGGCAAGCCGACAGCGCTGCGGCAGGATGAAGATGTTCTGGATACATGGTTTTCGTCAGCACTCTGGCCATTCTCAACACTTGGCTGGCCTGAAGAGACGCCGGAATTGCAGACGTTCTATCCGACAGCTGTGTTGTCCACAGCTTTTGACATCATCTTTTTCTGGGTTGCCCGGATGATGATGATGGGGCTGCATTTCAAGAAGGAAGTGCCGTTCCACACGGTCTATATTCATGCGCTGGTGCGCGATGAGAAGGGGCAAAAAATGTCGAAATCCAAGGGCAATGTTATTGACCCGCTGGATTTCTGTGAAAAATACGGCACGGACTCTCTGCGCTTTACCCTGACAGCCATGGCCGCGCAGGGGCGTGATCTGAGGCTGGCAGAGAGCCGGGTCGAGGGATACCGCAATTTCGGCACCAAGCTGTGGAATGCAGCAAAATTTGTTCAGATGAATGAATGTCAGCAGGTTGACGGCTATGATCCGGCATCAGTTTCATCTGCCCTGAACAAATGGATCGTGCATGAGGCGTCCACCTGCGCAACCGAGATGACGGCAGCCCTTGAGGCCTATCGCTTCAATGATGCAGCGGCGGACGTTTACAGTTTCACGTGGCATAAATTCTGTGACTGGTTCCTGGAATTTGCCAAGCCGGTGTTCAATGGCGAAGATGAAGCCGCCAAGGCAGAAACCCGCGCCACAACCGCTTATGTGCTGGACCAGATTCTGGTCATGCTGCACCCGATCATGCCGTTTGTCACCGAGGAGCTGTGGGCAGCGCTGGCGACACGCGATGAATATCTTATCAATGCGCGCTGGCCCGAAACCGTCACCCGTCACCCGGCAGCGGGCGAGGAGATGGAGGCACTTATCAGCCTTATCACCAGTATTCGCTCGGTGCGTACAGAGATGAATGTACCAGCTGGTGCCAAGGTGCCTTTGGTGCTGGTAGGTGAGGCCCCTTCAGCCGCAGCGCTGCTGGAAAGCCACGGGGCGTTGATCTCTCGCCTTGCCCGCATAGAGTCTATTTCGGCTGCTGCGGCCTTGCCAGCGGGTGCAGTCCAGATTGTCAGTGCCGGTGCTACATTTGCCCTGCCGATTGCAGATGTGATTGACATCAAGGCTGAGATCGCACGCTTGCAGAAAACAGCAGACAAGCTGAATGGTGAAATTACCGGTATTGAAAAGAAGCTGGCGAACAAAAACTTCGTGGAAAAAGCACCTGCTGAAGTTGTTGAGGCGCAACACGCTCAGAAATCAGCTGCGCAGGAAAAGCTCAGTGAACTGCAAACGGCGCTTGATCGACTGTCAGAATTGTCAGCCTAGGCAGGATTAGCTGGCCTACTGTACCGTCGGGCGCAAGTCGGCATTCTTGCTGGCAATGATAATACTGATTTCATAGGCCTGTTCAGGCCGCATATTGGCCAGGATCAGCCCTGCCTGTTCAGAGCGCATTTCCCGCAGGAAACCGGCGGCAAAAACCGGGTCCATCTTGTCGAAGATAGTGCTCGCCTGTGCAGGTTTCATGTTTTCATACATGCTGGTGAGATGCGTGATGTCTTCATTGGCCGTGCGCTTCATTGCTTCCATCTTGTCGGCAAGGCGCGCATTGGACTCATCCAGCACAGCAAGGCGTTCATTGAGCCGTTTCTCCACAGCCTCCAAGGTGCGCTCGCGGTCGGCAATCGCCTGCTCGCGTTTTTGCAGATTAGCCTGTTGCTGTTTGAAACTTTCAAGGATCGGGCCGGACACACAAACATCCGGTTCAGCCTTTACTTCCGCAGGCTGCGCCGAAGCTGTAACTTCCGTATCCGTCTTTTCCTCAGTGCCCGCATTGGCCCCGTTCAGGGCGAGCGAGCGCCCCACCAGGGATATGGCGAAGATAGCACCAAGGATGGGAAGGATACTGGATTTCATCGCGCGGCTTGCTTGTGCTCATTCAGAATGTGAACTTCTGCCGAGCCAGCTGTGTTCCTGGCAGTGACTTCATTTGCCGCAGCCTGAAGGGAGCGGATGCGGCGTGAATAGGCATCAATTTCGGCAACGATAACGGAAAGCGTTGTGGCACGCTCTTTCGCTTCTGACAGCAGGGGGCTGATGGTCGCAGCGGCCTGTTTCTGGCCTGTCTCGATTTCCGCACATGTGCGCTGTGAACTGATTTCAAGGTTTTCCAGCATCATCTCAATTTTTGGAATGCTGGCATCCACATCTTCGAGCAGTTTCTGGAGATGCTCGACAGATTGCGTGGTGGAATGACGCGCTTCCTGGGCCGCGATGGTCGTCTTGGACAAAGCTGTGGACAGGCCAACGATAGATGCCCCGATGCCCTTGCGGGTATCCTGCAACGCCTTCAGGCGCCGGCTCAACAGCCAGCAGTAGAGGCAGGCGGACCCGGATACCAGGATCAGGATGATGTCGAAAATATGTGTTTCCAGCAGGCTAAAAATACTCATCGTACAATAAACTCCGTAATCAGGACGCCATGAACAGCGTCAGGTCCCAGCACCACCTTGGCGCGTCGCAAAAGCTGCGCCCGCAGTTTCACGATCATTGCCGGGTCTTCCAGTTCTGCGACTTCAACCGCGCGCAGATAAGCCGTAAACGCATCTTTCAGTTTGGGCTGCGCTTCCAGAACTTTATCACCGGCTTCCTTGTCGGCCTCCAGCGTCAGGCTGATCTTAAGGGTGTTCGAGCGCGGATTACTACCAAGGGAAACCAGTAAGGGCTCCAGCTCAACAAATTTGATCTTGTCCAGTGAAGGCGGCTTGTATTCAGGCTCTTTGCGTTCGGTGAAAACGGAAGGGCATTCCATCACAGGCGGTTCTTCCTGTGGCAGAAAATAAACCGTGCCAAAAGCAGCACCGCCCATCACGACAGCCAGAATTATTTGCCCGATGAACCCGGATGATTTTTTGGGTTTATCTTCGGCATCCTGGGCTTCCGGCTCGACGTCGTTTTCCTGCGCCATCTTTGTCTACCTGGGTGAATAAGGACGACTTCGCTTACTCATGGTTGTTGGCTTTCGGGTATCGCAGTGAGAGGTAAACTATCTGTTAACGCTTTCTCCCTAATCGTTAACCAAGTCAGATCCCGCAGGACGCGGGTGTTGCGTTACAAAGAGCAGGCAAAGCAGGATGAGTTTGTTGGCCACATGGCAGTCGCTGTCGATGCAGAACAGGATATTTTCTGTTGGCGCCGTTCTGGTGACATTTCTGCTGTTCGGTTTGTTGCTGCAACAGACCACAAAGCCACAAATGGCGCTGTTATATTCAGGTCTGGAGCCTTCTGCCGCCGGTGAGGTGATTGCCGAGCTGGAAGGTCTTGGCGCGACCTATGAAGTGCGCGGTGAAACCATTTATACGGATGCAACCCGGCGCGACATGCTCCGTCTGGAACTGGCCCGTCAGGGTTTGCCGCGCCAAAGTGTCACCGGCTACGAACTGCTTGATAATCTGAACAGTTTCGCCATGACCTCCGAGATGTTCAACACGGCATATTGGCGCGCCAAGGAAGGTGAACTGTCACGCACCATTATGTCGTTGCCAACCGTAACAACCGCGCGGGTGCATATCGGTACGGCAAAGCAATCCTCTTTCTCACGCACGCCAAGCGCGCAGACAGCTTCAGTTACAGTGACGACGAATAACCGTTTGGACCCCCAACAGGCGCGGGCTGTGCAATATCTGGCAGCACTCGCGGTCTCCGGACTGGCGCCTGATGATGTGGCGGTCATTGACACGGTGCACGGCGTACTGGCGGGGCCGGGCGCAACGAACGACATGCTCGGCGGCTCGGCAGATACCGATGAGCGTGCGCTGCGTATTGAGCAGGCACTGGTGTCGCTGCTTGAAGCGCGCGTCGGTCCGGGCAATGCGCGTGTTTCTGTCAGTATGGAGATTGACCGTAACCGGGAAGTGGTCTCCGAGCGCGTGTTCGACCCAGAATCCCGGGTCATCAAGTCGCGCACAGCCAGCGAAGTTTCCGAAACCAGCAATGGAACGGGCCCGGCAAATGTCACCGTCGCCAGCAATCTGCCTGAGGGAGACGGGCAGGGCGGCAGCTCTTCCAGTTCTGACCGTTCAGAGACAACAGAAGACACACAATATGAGATTTCCGAAGTTCGGCGTGAGGCAGAGAAGATGCCGGGCAATGTCAGTAGAATGACAGTTGCCGTCTTGCTGAATGATATGGTGATTACCAGCACGGAAGGTGAAGTAACCGTTGAGCCGCGCACCGCTGAAGAGATGTCTGACCTGCAGGAGCTTGTTTCTGCCGCAGCAGGTATTGATACCAGCCGCGGAGACGTACTCACCATGAAAAGCCTTGCCTTCTCGGCGGTGCCGGAACTGGATGCATTACCCTCGCCCGGGATAGCCCAGCAGTTTATCGGAACCCATCTCTGGAGCATGATTCAGGTTGGCATACTGGCTGTGGTCGTGATGGTACTGGGACTGTTTGTGGTCAAACCTCTGTTAACGCCGCAAGCCTCTGCGCCTGTGCTGGCTGAATCACCCGCCTTGCAACTGGCCGATGGGACGGCAGCTGGCAATGCGGCGGCCTTGCAATCTCCAGGTGCTGGTGCGGCAGGTGCTCTTGAAAATGGCAGCGCCGAAGATGCACTTGCGGCCAGAATGGACCCGGTCGATCGCTTGCGGGACCTTACCGCTGAAAAACCTGACGATGCAGCAGCCTTGCTGATGTCCTGGCTGGAAGAAGAAGGGAGGGTTGCGTCCTGATGTCCGAGGCGTTGCTCGCCAGTCTCAAGGTATTCCCGGCTCAATCAAGAAAAGAAGATCCTGCTGGAGAAGATATTGAAGCGATCCGCTTTTCAATTCAGGAAAAGGCGTATAAAGACGGTTATGAAAAAGGCTATGCACAGGCTGAGCTGGACCTCTCGGACCATCAGGGCAAGACGCAGCAGGCATTGGCGGACCTTGTTGGCAAGGTTGACACACTGGCTGCGCATATTGAGGCAAGCCATTATCAGGCATTGCAGCGCATTCTGCGCGAAGTGCTGCCAGCTCTGGCAAAAGAGCAGATGGCAGACGAAATTGCGGCAATCATCAGGCAAACAGCTGCTGCCGGTATGGCAGGAAAAATCAGTGTGCAGGCAGCCCCTGACTTTGTCACAGAGCTTGAAAGCAAGCTGGGCGATGGTGGTCTGCGTGACCGCCTCGACTTCAAGGCAAGCCCGGACTGCGCGGCATTTGCGGTCGATTTGGCGTGGGAAAACGGCGGTGCACAGATAGAGACGGAAAATGTCCTCGCAAAATGCCTGGCAATTCTTGACCAGGGCGCAGCGGAGAACACCGGAAAGCAGGAAGATCATGAGCACGGAAGAAGTTGAAGTCAGTATTGATATCGAAAGCGCAGCGCCAGACGAAAAGGATGGTGAATCCGGTCAGGAGCGGCGTGATAACAGCAACGATAATGCCTATCGCCGGTCGATTTACAGTATTCCGGTGGATGTGCTTGTGACGATTGGCACGGCCCGGCCAACGGTTGCGGAACTGTTGCAGATGAAACGGGACTCGCTGATCCAGCTCGACAGTAAAATAGATGATCCTGTGGAGCTGTATGTGGACAACAAGGTAATCGCGCGCGGTGAACTGATTGAATCAGACGATGGAGATGGTTCCATAGGTGTGCGCTTGACCGAGATAGTGGACACAGCCGAAGACATGTTGTGATGCCAAAACCGGGCGCAAAATTATTGATCTGCCTGCTGGCGGGAGTCGGTATTTTACTGGCCCTTGTCAGTGGTGCGAGCGCACAGGAACTCCCCGTCATTGAAGACGAGGGCGGCGCCCTGAGTGCGCGCATCATTCAGCTTTTCCTTATTATCACGGTACTGAGCCTCGCGCCCGGCATTGCCATGATGATTACCTGCCTGCCCTTCATGGTCATTGTCTTTTCATTTCTGCGGCAGGCCATCGGCCTTCAGCAGGCTCCACCCAACATGATGGTGATGAGTCTGGCCATGTTCCTGACTTTTTTCATCATGGAGCCGGTCTTCATGGAGTCCTGGGAAACGGGCATCAAGCCGTTGATGGATGACGACATCACGGAAGAGCAGGCATTTGAAAACACCATGGAGCCGTTTCGCGGATTCATGGAGAACCGGGTCGAGCCAGAGACGCTGGACCGGCTGGCCGCAGCCTTGCCAAACCGTGAGTTTTCGCTTGAGGGCGAGAAGCCGCTCTCCCTTCTGGTAACCAGTTTCATGCTCTCGGAGATCAAAAGGGCGTTTCAGATCGGTTTTGTTATTTTTCTCCCCTTCCTGATTATTGACCTGATTGTTGCCTCTATTCTGATGGCCATGGGTATGATGATGGTGCCGCCAGCTATCGTGTCACTGCCCTTCAAACTGGCATTCTTTGTTATGGCGGATGGCTGGATGAAGCTCACCGAAGCATTATTGATGGGGTACGCAGGATGAGTGCGCAAGCGCAGGTCGCAACTGACAATCCGGCTGGCCAACTACCAGCAGTGGAAACTGTATCGGCGGATATGTCGGGCTTTCAGCTCAGCGGCCCGCAGAAGGCGGCGATCGTTATCGCCTTGCTGGGCCGGGAATTTGCTGGCCCGGTCGTTGAGAAGATTGGCGATCGTCATCTGAAAGTGTTTCTCTCTGCTTATGAGAACATGAAACTGGTGCCTCGTCAGATTCTTCTGCATGCGGTCGAAGACTTCATTGCCAATCTGGAAATTGTTTCTGCCGGCCTGAAATGTGGTCAGAAGGAAGCCCGGGGACTGGCAGAAGAAATTCTTGATGAAAAACGCATGGAGAAACTTTTCGGCAATGCGCAGATCATCGAGGAAGCTGATGAGAATGAGACAACTGTCTGGCACACCCTGGCCCAGCGTAAATCTGCCGAGATTGCAGGGTACCTTGAAAAACAGCGACCACAGGTCGCGGCCATCGTGCTGTCGAAAGTACCTTCCGGTAAAGCAGGTGAAATTCTCGGGGAAATTGACGATGAGGTCAGCACAAAAATTGTCAGCTATCTGACACGGCCCGGCAAGATTGACCCGATCACGCTGTCTACCATCGGCAAGGTTATTGATACAGAATTTCTCAGTGTTGAGGGCGGTGGTGAAAAGAATGACAATCCGCTGAAATCTGTCGGGGAGATATTCAGTGTCTTGCCAACGGCGAAACGCGAAGCCTTGATAGAGTTTCTGACGGAAAAAGACGAAGCCATCGCCGAGCAGGTCAAGAAGGGGATTATCACGTTTGAGGATCTGCCGGATCGTCTGCCCCGCAATGCCGTACCGATTATTTTCCGTGAGGCTGATACCGTTGACCTTCTCAAGGCACTGAAAATGGGCCAGGGAAATGCGCCCGAAAGTCTGGAATTCCTGTTCAGCAACATCTCTCAACGCATGGCCGATCAGTTCAAGGAACAGCTGGAGGATATTGCAGATATCAGCCAGAAAGAGGGTGAAGCTGCACAGTCAGTGTTCATGGCAACAGTCTCACGGCTGGAGAAGGAAGGCCGTCTCAGTCTGATACCGCCGCCTGATCCAGCGGGCGAATAGAGCGCCGCCGCTCGCCGCATGGCACAAATCTCACGATACAGATGAATAACAGGGATCAACCAGCCTGGTTTGTCTTGACAGGTTGCTGATCGCGTCAGGCGGCCAGTTGCTTTATTGAAGGATAAGTTCAGCGTGCAGGGCACCGGCTGTCTTCATTGATTTCAGAATATCAATCATTTCGCGTGGTGAAACACCAAGGGCGTTCAATCCGGCAACAAGTTCTGACAGCGTGACATTGCTTTCCACAATGCCGATATTGCCGGGTTCCGCGTCCACCACATCAATTTGTGTGCGTGGCAAAACGATAGTTTCGCCTGTTGCAGAGAAGGGATTGGGTTGGACGGCAACAGGCGTCTCGGCAATACGGATCGAAAGATTACCCTGCGCCACGGCAACAGACGAGATTTTCACGTCAGAGCCAAGCACAATCGTTCCAGAGCGCTGGTCAACTACAACTCGTGCCTGCTGTGCAGGGGTCAGTGTCAGGTTCTCGATCTGGCTGATGACCCGGGCAGGGGAGGCAGTCAGTCCGGCAAGATTCAGCTGCACCGTGCCGGCGTCAAGCATCGTTGCCAGTGGCATTGATGTACCGACATTGATGGCATTTTCGATGCGTGTTGCTGTCGTAAAATCAGGAGAGCGCAGGGCGAGGTTGATCTGCGAGAGGGTGCCAAATTCAAAGGCAAGTTCGCGCTCAACGCGGGCACCGTTGGGAATCGCGCCGGTTGTCGGCACGCCTTCGGTAATGGCAGCCGCATCACCTTCAGCCTGAAATCCACTAATCAGGACACTGCCTTGTGCCACGGCATAGATGCTGCCATCAGCAGCTTTCAGCGGGGTCATGACGAGTGTGCCACCG from Parvularcula sp. IMCC14364 encodes the following:
- a CDS encoding valine--tRNA ligase; this translates as MKTIDKNFNYAEAEARLYDAWEKDGCFKPAGKPDAENYCIVIPPPNVTGSLHMGHALNNTLQDVLCRFERMRGKNVLWQVGTDHAGIATQMVVERQMAARQEPTRREIGRDAFLEKVWAWKEESGGTITRQLRRLGASCDWTRERFTMDEGLSAAVRKVFVQLYKEGLIYRDKRLVNWDPKFETAISDLEVENTEVNGHMWHFKYPLAGGETYEYVEKDEDGTVTLRETRDYISIATTRPETMLGDGAVAVHPSDERYAPIIGKLCEIPVGPKEHRRLIPIITDEYPDPDFGSGAVKITGAHDFNDYQVARRNKIPMYRLMDWQAALRTDGAPYAEEAEKARQLVESGDAPDTVYVDTNNLVPDNYRGMDRFEARKKIIADIDAEGLMIKVEDKLIMQPFGDRSNVVIEPMLTDQWFANAEELARPAIEAVETGKTRFVPANWDKTYFQWMRNIEPWCISRQLWWGHQIPVWYGPDDEMFVAETEAEALAAAQAHYGKPTALRQDEDVLDTWFSSALWPFSTLGWPEETPELQTFYPTAVLSTAFDIIFFWVARMMMMGLHFKKEVPFHTVYIHALVRDEKGQKMSKSKGNVIDPLDFCEKYGTDSLRFTLTAMAAQGRDLRLAESRVEGYRNFGTKLWNAAKFVQMNECQQVDGYDPASVSSALNKWIVHEASTCATEMTAALEAYRFNDAAADVYSFTWHKFCDWFLEFAKPVFNGEDEAAKAETRATTAYVLDQILVMLHPIMPFVTEELWAALATRDEYLINARWPETVTRHPAAGEEMEALISLITSIRSVRTEMNVPAGAKVPLVLVGEAPSAAALLESHGALISRLARIESISAAAALPAGAVQIVSAGATFALPIADVIDIKAEIARLQKTADKLNGEITGIEKKLANKNFVEKAPAEVVEAQHAQKSAAQEKLSELQTALDRLSELSA
- a CDS encoding MotE family protein; protein product: MKSSILPILGAIFAISLVGRSLALNGANAGTEEKTDTEVTASAQPAEVKAEPDVCVSGPILESFKQQQANLQKREQAIADRERTLEAVEKRLNERLAVLDESNARLADKMEAMKRTANEDITHLTSMYENMKPAQASTIFDKMDPVFAAGFLREMRSEQAGLILANMRPEQAYEISIIIASKNADLRPTVQ
- the fliL gene encoding flagellar basal body-associated protein FliL yields the protein MAQENDVEPEAQDAEDKPKKSSGFIGQIILAVVMGGAAFGTVYFLPQEEPPVMECPSVFTERKEPEYKPPSLDKIKFVELEPLLVSLGSNPRSNTLKISLTLEADKEAGDKVLEAQPKLKDAFTAYLRAVEVAELEDPAMIVKLRAQLLRRAKVVLGPDAVHGVLITEFIVR
- the fliF gene encoding flagellar basal-body MS-ring/collar protein FliF yields the protein MSLLATWQSLSMQNRIFSVGAVLVTFLLFGLLLQQTTKPQMALLYSGLEPSAAGEVIAELEGLGATYEVRGETIYTDATRRDMLRLELARQGLPRQSVTGYELLDNLNSFAMTSEMFNTAYWRAKEGELSRTIMSLPTVTTARVHIGTAKQSSFSRTPSAQTASVTVTTNNRLDPQQARAVQYLAALAVSGLAPDDVAVIDTVHGVLAGPGATNDMLGGSADTDERALRIEQALVSLLEARVGPGNARVSVSMEIDRNREVVSERVFDPESRVIKSRTASEVSETSNGTGPANVTVASNLPEGDGQGGSSSSSDRSETTEDTQYEISEVRREAEKMPGNVSRMTVAVLLNDMVITSTEGEVTVEPRTAEEMSDLQELVSAAAGIDTSRGDVLTMKSLAFSAVPELDALPSPGIAQQFIGTHLWSMIQVGILAVVVMVLGLFVVKPLLTPQASAPVLAESPALQLADGTAAGNAAALQSPGAGAAGALENGSAEDALAARMDPVDRLRDLTAEKPDDAAALLMSWLEEEGRVAS
- a CDS encoding FliM/FliN family flagellar motor switch protein, with product MSTEEVEVSIDIESAAPDEKDGESGQERRDNSNDNAYRRSIYSIPVDVLVTIGTARPTVAELLQMKRDSLIQLDSKIDDPVELYVDNKVIARGELIESDDGDGSIGVRLTEIVDTAEDML
- the fliP gene encoding flagellar type III secretion system pore protein FliP (The bacterial flagellar biogenesis protein FliP forms a type III secretion system (T3SS)-type pore required for flagellar assembly.), which produces MPKPGAKLLICLLAGVGILLALVSGASAQELPVIEDEGGALSARIIQLFLIITVLSLAPGIAMMITCLPFMVIVFSFLRQAIGLQQAPPNMMVMSLAMFLTFFIMEPVFMESWETGIKPLMDDDITEEQAFENTMEPFRGFMENRVEPETLDRLAAALPNREFSLEGEKPLSLLVTSFMLSEIKRAFQIGFVIFLPFLIIDLIVASILMAMGMMMVPPAIVSLPFKLAFFVMADGWMKLTEALLMGYAG
- a CDS encoding FliG C-terminal domain-containing protein; this translates as MSAQAQVATDNPAGQLPAVETVSADMSGFQLSGPQKAAIVIALLGREFAGPVVEKIGDRHLKVFLSAYENMKLVPRQILLHAVEDFIANLEIVSAGLKCGQKEARGLAEEILDEKRMEKLFGNAQIIEEADENETTVWHTLAQRKSAEIAGYLEKQRPQVAAIVLSKVPSGKAGEILGEIDDEVSTKIVSYLTRPGKIDPITLSTIGKVIDTEFLSVEGGGEKNDNPLKSVGEIFSVLPTAKREALIEFLTEKDEAIAEQVKKGIITFEDLPDRLPRNAVPIIFREADTVDLLKALKMGQGNAPESLEFLFSNISQRMADQFKEQLEDIADISQKEGEAAQSVFMATVSRLEKEGRLSLIPPPDPAGE
- a CDS encoding flagellar basal body P-ring protein FlgI, giving the protein MKHTFFALVAALTAFSLTTFTASAEVRIKDIVDVEGVRGNDLLGYGLVIGLNGTGDTLRNSPQTEEALTSLLERNDVNIAGEQIRANNVAAVIVTGTLPAFARGGSSIDVTVASIGDASSLSGGTLVMTPLKAADGSIYAVAQGSVLISGFQAEGDAAAITEGVPTTGAIPNGARVERELAFEFGTLSQINLALRSPDFTTATRIENAINVGTSMPLATMLDAGTVQLNLAGLTASPARVISQIENLTLTPAQQARVVVDQRSGTIVLGSDVKISSVAVAQGNLSIRIAETPVAVQPNPFSATGETIVLPRTQIDVVDAEPGNIGIVESNVTLSELVAGLNALGVSPREMIDILKSMKTAGALHAELILQ